A DNA window from uncultured Methanoregula sp. contains the following coding sequences:
- a CDS encoding HAMP domain-containing sensor histidine kinase, translating into MAGENCWEFQKCGREPGGAKVSELGVCPAAAETRVDGVNGGKNGGRTCWVIAGTLCKGKTRGTYAAKIKTCHDCRFHKMVLADPEAENPARAEQGSRTLDLVLEHTAELEREIEHRRKIEDALHRANAKLSLISSVTQHDMLNKLGSIGLIIDLLVRKYSNDPYALEYLNKAEVQLRNVEEMIWFARDYNDMGSKDPKWQNIPVVIAGIRGWVLEASLELDPDLAEYEIFADPLLCKVFYNLADNAVRHGGRVSHIKVSATVQDGNLLLIWEDDGFGVPEEEKEKIFRKGHGSNTGLGLFLVREILSITGIGVRETGVPGRGARFEILVPEGAFRRRREKG; encoded by the coding sequence ATGGCAGGAGAAAATTGCTGGGAGTTCCAGAAGTGCGGACGCGAACCCGGAGGAGCCAAGGTTAGCGAACTGGGGGTCTGCCCGGCAGCTGCCGAGACCCGGGTTGACGGCGTGAACGGAGGAAAGAACGGGGGACGCACCTGCTGGGTGATAGCAGGTACCTTATGCAAAGGAAAAACCCGGGGAACGTACGCAGCCAAGATTAAAACCTGCCATGACTGCAGATTCCACAAGATGGTGCTGGCGGATCCCGAGGCGGAAAATCCTGCCCGGGCAGAACAGGGATCCCGGACACTCGACCTGGTGCTCGAACACACTGCCGAACTGGAACGCGAGATCGAGCACCGCCGGAAAATCGAGGATGCGCTTCACCGGGCAAACGCGAAACTCAGCCTGATCTCGAGCGTGACCCAGCACGATATGCTCAACAAGCTCGGAAGCATCGGTCTCATCATCGATCTTCTCGTACGAAAATATTCAAACGACCCGTATGCCCTTGAATACTTGAATAAAGCCGAAGTCCAGCTTCGGAATGTGGAAGAGATGATCTGGTTTGCCCGGGATTACAATGACATGGGGTCCAAAGATCCGAAATGGCAGAATATCCCGGTAGTCATCGCCGGGATTCGCGGGTGGGTCCTTGAAGCCTCCCTTGAACTGGATCCGGATCTCGCTGAGTACGAGATCTTTGCTGACCCGCTCCTCTGCAAGGTCTTCTACAATCTTGCCGACAATGCAGTCCGTCACGGGGGCCGGGTGAGCCACATTAAGGTCTCGGCAACCGTGCAGGACGGGAACCTGCTCCTTATCTGGGAAGATGACGGGTTTGGCGTGCCTGAAGAAGAGAAGGAGAAGATCTTCAGGAAAGGCCATGGCAGTAACACGGGGCTCGGCCTCTTCCTTGTCCGGGAGATCCTCTCGATCACCGGCATCGGCGTCCGGGAGACCGGAGTTCCGGGCAGGGGCGCACGGTTCGAGATCCTTGTCCCGGAAGGAGCTTTCCGGCGGCGCCGAGAGAAAGGCTGA
- a CDS encoding PAS domain S-box protein has protein sequence MMKKISEKNFSEMPTLTLTLIFMGMFTLISVFELVQQVLEPALTLWGSRFITIMVASTCAVFIAFFPLRALRDTEAKFKAIYEDSHDAILLLNENSLLDCNRQALQMFGIPDVKELIKNTPAELSPLVKPVDQGSRATLCDHIGTAYRNGFARFEGEFLRRDGSRFPADVVVSSFTQGNRRLLQAAIRDISVQKQAEATLLESDERFFSYIRETAQRLKIPIEVVHENIAIMIADIEAGDTDRKNLLLQLHLQEKNLAQIRQNFLNLNQRIIDHLGDLTPASKQLLTE, from the coding sequence ATGATGAAAAAAATTTCAGAAAAAAACTTCAGTGAGATGCCCACGCTCACGCTCACGCTCATTTTTATGGGAATGTTTACCCTGATATCAGTATTCGAACTCGTACAACAGGTGCTCGAACCGGCATTGACCCTTTGGGGATCCCGGTTTATCACCATCATGGTTGCCAGTACCTGTGCGGTCTTCATTGCATTCTTCCCGCTGCGGGCATTGCGGGATACCGAGGCGAAGTTCAAAGCTATTTACGAAGATTCACATGATGCCATCCTGCTTCTTAACGAAAATTCGTTGCTGGACTGTAACCGTCAGGCATTGCAGATGTTCGGGATACCTGATGTCAAGGAACTGATAAAAAACACTCCTGCTGAACTCTCTCCCCTTGTCAAACCGGTTGATCAGGGATCCCGGGCCACCCTTTGCGATCATATCGGGACTGCATACCGTAACGGGTTCGCCCGTTTCGAAGGAGAATTTCTCCGGCGGGATGGGAGCCGGTTTCCGGCCGATGTGGTAGTATCATCATTCACCCAGGGGAACAGACGCCTGCTCCAGGCAGCGATCCGTGATATTTCAGTACAAAAACAAGCTGAAGCCACCTTACTGGAAAGCGACGAGCGGTTTTTTTCTTATATCCGGGAAACTGCCCAGAGGTTGAAAATCCCAATCGAGGTTGTCCACGAAAACATCGCGATCATGATAGCAGATATCGAAGCAGGGGATACCGACAGGAAAAATCTCCTCCTCCAGCTTCATCTTCAGGAAAAGAATCTTGCCCAGATCCGGCAGAATTTCCTGAACCTGAACCAAAGAATTATTGATCATCTCGGTGATCTGACACCAGCATCAAAACAACTCCTCACTGAATAA